CTCTGTCTTGTTGACCTAAAGCCATTGTTTGCTGTTCAATACGTGCGCCTTTTTTGGCATCATCCAATTCGGCAATAACAGCATTATATTGCGCCTGAGCTCCTTGATATTTAGCAAAAGTTTCATCGTAAGTTTGTTGCGAGATCAAAGAATCTTTTAGCATATTGGTCAATCGCTTAATAGATTTCTGAGCAAATTCATACTGTTCTTTCAGTCCCATTTTTTTGGCTTCAAGCTGTTTGATTTGATTTTCAGTTGCTCCTTTTACCGCCATTTTATATTGCGCTTTTGCAGAAGTAACGGCACCTTCGGCCTGACTTTTTTTAGCATCAACTTCAGGAATATCAAGAATTGCCAGTGTATCTCCTTTTCGAACAATATCTCCTTCTTTGACAAAGATTTTTAGAATCTTGCCGGGGATTTTGCTCACAACTGCAATTTGTTCTTTTTCTATTTTTCCTTGAATTATATTCTCTTTCTGCGCTTTTTGACAGCTTACATAAAGTAGAATTAAGGGAATTATAAGGATTGCTTTTTTCATAAAACAGAACTTTTTATTTAGATATTTTTTTTGATAAATCACCAGTAGCAATTATAGTTTCAATGGCAGCCAATCGCTGATCGATCAAAGTCGTGGTTTTGTTCACTGATGCTTTATAAGAATCATTTTCGGCTTCAAGGCGCTCAGATATATTGATAAGACCTTCCTTGTATTGTTTTATCGCCAGATTCAAATTATTGCCTGCCACTTTTTCCTGCTGTTGCGTGATATCGATTTTTTGCGTTAAAACGCTGTAATCAACTAAGTTTTTTTCAAGAAGTAATTCTAGTTTTTCTTTAGTATCATCAATTTGGTTTTGTACTTGCTCAATATTTATTTTGGCTTCGTGAACTTTGTGTTTTCTTTCAAAACCAGAGAAAACCTCCCATTTCATAGCAGCTCCAACAACCCAATTATTACTTATGGTTACTTCATTTAATCCTAAATATAATGCTTCATTTATTCCCGTGATAACAGGCGTTGTTGCATTTGCATTGAATAAACTGGAATACGAAACTCCTCCAAAAGCACCTAAAGTGGGTAAATAAGTTCCTTTTTCTTTTTTTAATAAATATTCATATGCGGTTTTAAACGATTCGAGTGCTTTAATTTCCTGTTTGTTTTCGGTACTTAATTTCTCATCCGTTATTAAATATGGAGCCAATTCGTAATGAACATTCTCTATTTCACTAATTGAATAGCCTGTTAAATATTGAATTTTTTTATAAACTAATTTTCGTTTTCCGTCCAGTTCAATCTTTTTCGAAGATAATTCCAGCGATGCCAATTTGATTTTATCGCGATCGTATGGTATTGCAAGTCCTTGTTCTATTGCTTTTGTTACGCGCTTAGTTTCTGTATCTAATCGTTTTTCACTTTCCTGTATTAGTTTATCAATCTCCTTCAGTAATTCTAATTGATCAAAAGTGTTTATAACATCTTTAATGATTTGGTCTTTTTCTGATTCTTTTAAAAACACAGTTCCTTTCGTTTTTTCTGCAATAGCTTTTGCTCCGTTTGGTATTTGCATTCCGCTAAATAATACGGTTTTTGCCATCACACTTCCGTTAAAAATATTTCCGTAGTTTTTAAAAGCCGTTTTCCCATCAAACAAAGGATAGTTTACAATTGGTATTGTAGCCGTAGGAAGATCAACAGTCAGTTTATTGTCAAAATAAGAATAAAGTGCACTCGCTTCAACCGTTGGAATGTATTTGTTCCAGACTCCTTTTTCCTGAAGATTTAGTTTTTCAATATCTAAGTCTTTATTTTTTAATGAAGTACTTTTTTCAATAGCCTTCTGAATCGCATCTTCTAAGCTTGAAGAAACCTCAATTTGACCATATCCATAAGTTAGATAAAAGAAGAAAAGTAAAAGAGATAAATGTTTTTTCATTGCAATTCTGTATCTATTATTTGATTAATTCTGAAACAAAATTTGTAGGACATCCTAAAAGAAAAGACAGACATAAATAACGTCTAATTACAAAGTTAAGAATATAAGTCTTACAATACCACCTTGTCAACAAGGAAAACACAGAGAAGATTTAAAACTTTTTTAATATTTTATAGTTGTAAAACAGAAAGTTATGAAGCACTGTTGGACTTTGTCTGTTTTTTCATACCTTAGTGACTGTAATTCTAAATTAACAAAATATTTGTATGAAAAAGAACTTCTTATTTTTTACGATTTTAATGACTAGTTTGTTTTCCATTCCTGTATTTTCTCAAACAGATAATGAACCTGTTGCTTTAGGTTTACCAGGAGATAATCTTAATTTATTTGCAGTTTTAGATATTTTTCAAAAATCTAAAACCTTAGAAGAGTTTGAAAAAGTCCTAAATGAACAAGACAGTAAGGTTAATAATTTGGATTTAAATAATGATGGCGACATTGATTATATTGAAATCGAAAGTCAAAAAGATGGAAATATACACTCAATTGTGCTTCAAGTTGCTATCAATAGTACTGAGAAACAAGATGTGGCTGTTATTGAAG
This genomic window from Flavobacterium sp. 9 contains:
- a CDS encoding HlyD family secretion protein, which codes for MKKAILIIPLILLYVSCQKAQKENIIQGKIEKEQIAVVSKIPGKILKIFVKEGDIVRKGDTLAILDIPEVDAKKSQAEGAVTSAKAQYKMAVKGATENQIKQLEAKKMGLKEQYEFAQKSIKRLTNMLKDSLISQQTYDETFAKYQGAQAQYNAVIAELDDAKKGARIEQQTMALGQQDRALGALQEVETADKERYIFAPQDMSIETITLNLGELALPGYTLFNGYIANSAYFRFTIPENQLAKFKKDQEINVHIPYLKKDVKGTISTIKQLGAYGNIATAYPDYEMQESLFEIKITPANIGDTKDLITKTTVTLSL
- a CDS encoding TolC family protein, whose product is MKKHLSLLLFFFYLTYGYGQIEVSSSLEDAIQKAIEKSTSLKNKDLDIEKLNLQEKGVWNKYIPTVEASALYSYFDNKLTVDLPTATIPIVNYPLFDGKTAFKNYGNIFNGSVMAKTVLFSGMQIPNGAKAIAEKTKGTVFLKESEKDQIIKDVINTFDQLELLKEIDKLIQESEKRLDTETKRVTKAIEQGLAIPYDRDKIKLASLELSSKKIELDGKRKLVYKKIQYLTGYSISEIENVHYELAPYLITDEKLSTENKQEIKALESFKTAYEYLLKKEKGTYLPTLGAFGGVSYSSLFNANATTPVITGINEALYLGLNEVTISNNWVVGAAMKWEVFSGFERKHKVHEAKINIEQVQNQIDDTKEKLELLLEKNLVDYSVLTQKIDITQQQEKVAGNNLNLAIKQYKEGLINISERLEAENDSYKASVNKTTTLIDQRLAAIETIIATGDLSKKISK